In Nitrospira sp., one genomic interval encodes:
- a CDS encoding CHAT domain-containing protein codes for MPLRRDSWRQSIGGLAPRVVIGAVLLLGGGWDARTVQAESPLGIAGKDQADQQMRHGKVQFERGAFAQAAVHWMEAARGYEEIGQAKEQCQALINVAYALQREGQIRRAQNVLQTALTLSEQAGHRLLTATILGQLGTTSLSLGKAESATEHLTKALNLAREEQRPALVAGLLNDLGNALAARGQFPEAIDVYAESRRLAAETKQPALSATAQVNGAVARMQNRQLPEAQREFDQALKEVQALEDDQAKTAGLLNIGLGYQDLHEALAAARAGAGKRPEAATAASTASGDAELLRQASEAFTHAAEAAGRIGDARGQSYAWGYLGSLRETEQNSAAALEYSRKAIFAAQKVNAPDSLYRWQWQTARLLRASGKEEEALDAYQRALAVLQPIGYEYSSGFQNRHHSFRESVLPLYREYEDALLRRTAASTSAEQNQQYLVRVRDAVEASHRAELQDYFRDDCVATAKQQRGVSGIPAGTAVLYPISLSDRLELVVETAAGLKHYPVPVGGDTLTREVRAFRHLVQDRRSQNYLGPAQTLYGWLLAPLQQDFQAAGITTLVMVPEGTLRTIPISALHDGREFVVNRYAVAVSPAMELTDPRASQRGRGGVLSMALTESRQGFPAEAERGDEVQAVKTIYGGTALVNSEFSVPSVEQQIKSQQVDIVHVASHSEVGHDATNSFLLAYDDKISMDRLAQMVGLLQYRKEPLELLTLSACETAAEDDRAALGLGGIAVKTGARSALASLWVAGDQAAPELVAEFYRQLQDSTVSKAVALQRAQQKMLAQPGHTHPSYWAPFLLINNWM; via the coding sequence ATGCCGTTGCGTCGAGACTCATGGAGACAGTCGATCGGTGGCTTGGCGCCGAGGGTTGTGATTGGCGCCGTCCTTCTCCTGGGCGGGGGGTGGGATGCTCGGACGGTCCAGGCCGAGAGCCCGCTCGGGATCGCAGGGAAGGACCAGGCGGATCAGCAGATGCGGCATGGTAAGGTCCAGTTTGAGCGTGGCGCCTTTGCGCAAGCGGCCGTGCATTGGATGGAGGCCGCTCGTGGATACGAAGAAATCGGGCAGGCCAAGGAGCAATGTCAGGCCTTGATCAACGTGGCCTATGCCCTTCAGCGGGAAGGCCAAATTCGCCGGGCGCAGAACGTCCTGCAGACAGCGCTCACCCTGTCGGAACAGGCGGGCCACCGGCTGTTGACGGCGACGATCCTCGGGCAGCTCGGAACTACGTCCCTATCGCTGGGCAAGGCCGAATCCGCCACCGAGCACCTCACCAAGGCCTTGAATCTGGCAAGAGAGGAGCAGCGACCGGCATTGGTTGCCGGCCTCCTCAACGACTTGGGCAATGCCTTGGCTGCTCGCGGCCAATTTCCCGAAGCCATCGACGTCTATGCGGAGAGCCGTCGCCTGGCTGCCGAAACGAAGCAGCCCGCACTGTCGGCCACGGCTCAGGTCAACGGGGCGGTGGCGCGGATGCAGAACCGACAACTCCCCGAGGCGCAGCGAGAATTCGACCAGGCATTGAAAGAAGTGCAGGCCCTCGAGGATGACCAGGCGAAGACGGCCGGGTTATTGAACATCGGCCTAGGATATCAGGATCTGCACGAGGCCCTGGCGGCGGCCCGAGCGGGCGCGGGGAAGAGGCCTGAGGCTGCCACCGCGGCCTCGACGGCTTCCGGCGACGCGGAGTTACTGCGTCAGGCGTCCGAGGCCTTCACCCATGCTGCTGAAGCGGCCGGCCGCATCGGCGACGCCAGGGGCCAGTCGTACGCCTGGGGCTACCTGGGGAGCCTCCGAGAAACAGAGCAGAATTCCGCCGCGGCGCTTGAATACTCCAGAAAGGCGATCTTTGCCGCACAGAAGGTCAACGCTCCGGATTCCCTCTATCGTTGGCAATGGCAGACGGCACGATTGCTTCGCGCGAGTGGCAAGGAAGAGGAAGCGTTGGACGCCTACCAGCGAGCTCTCGCGGTACTCCAGCCGATCGGATACGAATATTCCAGTGGGTTTCAGAATCGCCACCATTCGTTCCGCGAATCCGTCCTGCCGCTCTATCGCGAGTATGAGGATGCGTTACTGCGGCGCACGGCGGCGAGCACGTCCGCTGAACAGAACCAGCAGTATCTGGTCCGTGTGCGCGATGCGGTGGAAGCCTCGCACAGGGCCGAGTTGCAGGACTATTTCCGTGACGACTGTGTGGCAACGGCCAAGCAACAACGCGGTGTGAGCGGAATTCCGGCGGGTACCGCGGTGCTGTATCCCATCTCGTTGTCGGACCGATTGGAATTGGTAGTCGAGACAGCCGCGGGGCTCAAACACTACCCCGTGCCCGTGGGAGGGGACACCTTGACCCGCGAGGTTCGGGCCTTCCGGCACCTCGTGCAGGACCGCCGTTCGCAGAACTATTTGGGGCCGGCACAGACGCTCTACGGATGGTTGCTCGCTCCGCTGCAACAGGATTTCCAGGCTGCCGGCATCACCACACTGGTCATGGTGCCCGAAGGCACGCTGCGGACGATTCCCATCTCGGCCCTACATGACGGTCGTGAATTCGTCGTGAATCGCTACGCGGTGGCGGTGAGTCCGGCGATGGAATTGACCGACCCACGTGCCTCGCAACGGGGGCGAGGTGGGGTGCTCTCGATGGCGTTGACCGAGTCGCGCCAGGGATTTCCCGCCGAAGCCGAGCGGGGTGACGAGGTGCAGGCGGTGAAGACGATTTACGGAGGCACGGCGTTGGTGAACAGCGAGTTCTCTGTGCCGTCCGTCGAACAACAGATCAAGTCGCAACAAGTCGACATCGTGCATGTGGCCTCACACAGCGAAGTCGGACATGACGCGACCAACTCGTTCCTGCTTGCCTACGACGATAAGATTTCGATGGATCGCCTCGCCCAGATGGTCGGTCTTCTGCAATATCGCAAAGAGCCGCTGGAACTCTTGACCTTGAGTGCCTGCGAAACGGCCGCCGAAGATGACCGTGCCGCGCTGGGCTTGGGAGGCATTGCCGTGAAGACCGGCGCCAGGAGTGCGCTTGCCAGTCTGTGGGTGGCCGGTGATCAGGCCGCTCCTGAACTCGTCGCGGAGTTCTACCGGCAGCTGCAGGATTCCACCGTCTCCAAGGCCGTAGCGTTGCAACGGGCACAGCAGAAAATGCTCGCGCAGCCGGGACATACCCACCCCAGCTATTGGGCCCCGTTCTTGTTGATCAATAATTGGATGTGA
- a CDS encoding filamentous hemagglutinin N-terminal domain-containing protein — protein MTFQPVRLLTGAAVALTVLTALTPQLARAQSTNIVPTPGAVGTGGLGTSVSTSGNVTNITGGTRPGNGPNVFHSFNQFSVGAGDVAAFVNPGGASNVISRVIGGSPSNINGTIQALNWNLYFINPSGVIFGPSARLNVTGSAFFGTANAILFSDQRVFSANQFAFDNTLSVAPPASFGFLGPAPYGPVVLSSGTVLQGNAVIGLVGGTVQINGSRISAQRVVVGSNGASGGNVSVEPFASNPFVRVTQAGDVQAAPGTVLQAGGGGVIPASVDVLPSTITVPSGAQVVTTTNPFTQRITQIQVIGQNTGGLPPIPLASGASTAPIALANPIDPVAVVNRAATILPQQSPAPPVALVTSRCASRKDGTFSSFVQATRDVTPTQPGAFLPSPVVLEEVGGMVAEGAPSTMPTIRSSMLSQGRLGDGWQGC, from the coding sequence ATGACGTTCCAACCTGTGCGGCTCTTGACCGGTGCGGCTGTTGCCTTGACAGTGCTGACCGCCCTGACCCCTCAACTAGCTCGCGCACAGTCGACCAATATCGTTCCGACGCCTGGTGCCGTGGGCACCGGTGGGCTTGGAACTTCGGTCAGCACGTCCGGGAACGTCACCAATATCACCGGCGGGACCAGGCCGGGCAACGGGCCCAACGTCTTCCATAGCTTCAATCAATTCTCCGTGGGGGCAGGCGATGTCGCCGCCTTCGTGAATCCCGGCGGGGCCAGCAACGTCATCAGCCGCGTGATCGGCGGATCCCCTTCGAATATCAACGGCACGATTCAAGCGTTGAATTGGAATCTGTATTTTATCAATCCATCCGGGGTGATTTTCGGACCCTCGGCGCGATTGAATGTCACGGGTTCGGCCTTTTTCGGAACGGCCAATGCCATTCTCTTCAGCGACCAACGAGTGTTTTCCGCCAACCAGTTCGCCTTCGACAACACGCTGTCGGTGGCCCCGCCGGCTTCCTTTGGATTTCTGGGCCCCGCACCCTACGGTCCCGTCGTGTTGTCGTCCGGGACGGTGTTACAGGGGAATGCCGTGATCGGCTTGGTCGGCGGCACGGTGCAGATCAACGGGTCGCGTATCTCCGCACAACGGGTCGTGGTCGGCAGTAACGGGGCCTCCGGCGGCAATGTCAGTGTGGAGCCCTTCGCAAGTAATCCGTTTGTCCGAGTGACCCAGGCCGGTGATGTCCAGGCTGCTCCTGGAACGGTGCTCCAGGCCGGGGGGGGAGGAGTGATTCCCGCTTCCGTGGACGTGTTGCCGTCTACGATCACGGTACCCTCGGGGGCGCAGGTGGTGACGACTACGAACCCCTTCACGCAACGAATCACCCAGATCCAGGTGATCGGACAGAACACTGGCGGCTTGCCGCCAATTCCGTTGGCTTCCGGTGCCTCGACGGCGCCGATCGCACTGGCCAATCCGATCGATCCCGTTGCCGTCGTCAACCGTGCCGCTACGATCCTGCCGCAACAGTCGCCAGCCCCGCCGGTGGCCTTGGTCACCAGCCGGTGTGCCTCGCGAAAGGACGGCACCTTCAGCAGTTTCGTGCAGGCGACGAGGGATGTGACTCCGACACAACCGGGCGCCTTCCTTCCCAGTCCGGTCGTGCTGGAAGAGGTCGGAGGGATGGTCGCGGAGGGAGCGCCATCGACGATGCCGACGATCCGGTCATCCATGCTTTCACAGGGTCGACTGGGTGACGGGTGGCAAGGCTGCTAG
- a CDS encoding ShlB/FhaC/HecB family hemolysin secretion/activation protein yields MACADEAGKQTSCVHGKESFGPRWSACRRVSAVAAACFLLVNATFSPAHAQVPTIPLPPEVQTTPLPPKPPQLPTAPPPVQPPALEVPPPSRGELEKAVTGPRIMVKEIRLVGNTAFTQQQLSAVTAPYANRELTAEDLEALRLALTYYYINHGYVTSGAVIPDQDVADGVLTMQIVEGTLTQVNVDDTKWFRPSYFRNRVNLAAGPPLNVANLEERLQLIQANPRIERLNAELLPGLVRGESTLNVRVKEANPVKAWLEFNNYQSPNVGAEQGFVTLAHQNVLGFGDTLSLQYGRSAGVNPMLNFRYEVPVNAHDTTVAFQYRRFDFSVTEDPFEELDIRNKAQIFSLSARHPVYRRLDREFALYLMGEHETNESSIGGVPQELVAGSPGGKFRVTALRFGQEYSQRSSNQVLLASSRFSVGVGALGATANGDRNLPDSRFFSWLGQAQVIRQLPWMRTQLVGRGVVQLSNDHLFPLEQMALGGRYSVRGYREFTLIRDNAAMGSLEARVPVYQDKAGVDRAFLAPFVDLGHGWQTTVETPGSPPKTLASVGIGGIWNFWRGSRFEIYWGKQLRKFDTERGNLQDHGVHLQLVVEAF; encoded by the coding sequence ATGGCTTGTGCGGATGAAGCGGGGAAACAGACATCATGCGTTCACGGTAAGGAGAGCTTCGGTCCCCGGTGGTCCGCTTGCCGACGAGTCTCCGCCGTTGCAGCCGCCTGCTTTCTGCTCGTGAACGCAACCTTCTCGCCGGCCCATGCACAGGTACCGACGATTCCTTTGCCGCCGGAGGTACAAACGACTCCGCTGCCGCCCAAGCCGCCCCAACTGCCGACGGCACCTCCGCCCGTTCAGCCGCCGGCGCTCGAAGTTCCACCTCCGTCGCGCGGTGAATTGGAAAAAGCCGTGACCGGCCCCAGGATCATGGTGAAGGAGATTCGGCTGGTCGGGAATACGGCCTTCACACAGCAACAGCTGTCCGCAGTCACGGCCCCCTATGCCAATCGGGAGTTGACGGCGGAGGATTTGGAGGCGCTTCGTCTGGCGCTTACGTACTACTACATCAATCACGGGTATGTGACGTCAGGGGCGGTGATCCCGGATCAGGACGTCGCCGACGGCGTGCTCACAATGCAGATCGTGGAAGGCACATTGACGCAGGTGAATGTCGACGACACCAAGTGGTTTCGCCCTTCCTACTTCCGCAATCGCGTGAATCTGGCGGCCGGGCCTCCGTTGAATGTGGCGAACCTGGAGGAGCGCTTGCAGCTCATTCAGGCCAACCCTAGGATCGAGAGGCTGAATGCGGAACTGCTGCCCGGCCTCGTCAGGGGTGAGAGCACGCTGAACGTGCGGGTGAAGGAAGCCAATCCCGTCAAGGCCTGGCTCGAATTCAACAACTACCAGTCTCCCAACGTCGGTGCCGAGCAGGGGTTCGTGACCCTGGCGCACCAGAACGTCCTCGGCTTCGGGGATACGCTCAGCCTACAATACGGCCGTTCGGCGGGCGTGAACCCGATGCTGAATTTTCGTTATGAAGTGCCGGTGAACGCCCACGACACGACGGTGGCCTTCCAATACCGCCGCTTCGACTTCAGCGTGACGGAAGACCCGTTCGAAGAGCTGGACATCCGGAACAAAGCGCAGATCTTCAGTCTTTCTGCGCGACACCCCGTCTATCGTCGGCTCGATCGGGAGTTTGCTCTGTACCTCATGGGTGAACATGAAACCAACGAGAGTTCGATCGGCGGGGTCCCTCAGGAGTTGGTGGCGGGCTCGCCGGGCGGCAAATTCCGCGTGACGGCTTTGCGGTTCGGCCAGGAATATTCTCAACGTTCCTCCAACCAGGTGTTGTTGGCCTCCTCACGCTTTTCTGTCGGCGTCGGCGCACTGGGGGCGACCGCCAACGGTGATCGGAACTTGCCCGATTCGCGTTTCTTCTCCTGGTTGGGGCAGGCGCAGGTCATCCGTCAATTGCCTTGGATGAGGACACAACTGGTGGGCCGTGGCGTCGTACAACTGTCCAACGACCACCTGTTTCCGCTGGAACAAATGGCCCTCGGCGGACGCTACAGCGTGCGCGGGTATCGTGAGTTTACCTTGATCCGTGACAATGCGGCCATGGGCTCCCTTGAAGCGCGGGTGCCGGTGTACCAAGACAAGGCGGGAGTGGACAGGGCGTTTCTGGCGCCCTTTGTCGATCTGGGCCATGGGTGGCAGACCACGGTGGAGACGCCCGGTTCTCCTCCCAAGACGCTTGCGAGCGTGGGGATCGGCGGGATTTGGAATTTCTGGCGCGGGAGCCGATTCGAAATCTATTGGGGGAAACAACTGCGCAAGTTCGACACGGAGCGCGGCAACCTGCAAGACCATGGCGTGCACCTGCAATTGGTCGTGGAAGCGTTCTAG
- a CDS encoding iron-containing redox enzyme family protein, with the protein MSFYEETRALVLGHGAIHNAYLARFQCGALSDREFRAFAVEFYNFARFFPRILAAQLVNTEDEAVADELTRVLYSELGDGIVAHRHELLYRKFLRSVGISVHDALGTPMRPSTRAYIDGMDALYGGGNHAMALGASFGLEHMAIPMWDQLIPGLSALRASRYPAMDLTYFTFHRALEESHEAAMKQAVQIIDGSAGGLSSQEQQAFREGVRAVLDFLYGFWMGLEEERPQADGGALAAAYGDRQTGGPGRV; encoded by the coding sequence ATGTCGTTCTATGAGGAGACTCGCGCGTTGGTGCTTGGACACGGGGCGATCCACAATGCCTATCTCGCCCGCTTTCAATGCGGGGCCCTTTCCGATCGGGAGTTTCGAGCCTTCGCGGTGGAGTTCTATAACTTCGCGCGATTTTTTCCGCGCATCCTGGCTGCGCAACTAGTCAATACGGAAGATGAAGCAGTGGCCGACGAACTGACCCGAGTGTTGTACTCTGAATTGGGCGACGGCATCGTGGCGCACAGGCATGAGCTGTTGTATCGCAAGTTTCTACGCTCGGTGGGGATTTCCGTTCACGACGCGCTGGGCACCCCCATGAGACCCTCTACCCGCGCGTACATCGACGGCATGGATGCCCTGTACGGAGGCGGCAACCATGCGATGGCCTTGGGAGCTTCGTTCGGGTTGGAACACATGGCGATCCCGATGTGGGATCAATTGATCCCCGGCCTGTCGGCGCTCCGCGCGTCACGCTATCCCGCCATGGACTTGACCTACTTCACCTTCCATCGAGCCCTCGAAGAAAGCCATGAGGCCGCCATGAAGCAGGCGGTGCAGATCATCGATGGCTCGGCGGGCGGGTTGTCCTCGCAGGAACAACAGGCGTTTCGGGAGGGCGTCCGGGCGGTGTTGGATTTCCTCTATGGATTCTGGATGGGGCTTGAGGAGGAGCGGCCGCAAGCGGACGGGGGAGCGCTGGCGGCGGCGTATGGTGACCGTCAGACAGGAGGTCCTGGAAGGGTGTGA
- a CDS encoding VOC family protein, giving the protein MSETAGIDHITLCVKNLPAAEHLFTKVLGFHIIWSAQDVGSERSSMDTIVVQRGEAKIALMQGRNKTQRSQICEFIDRYGEGVQHIAIEVDDIDAVCREWEQQGVRFCGETKNGRDGFGPLRQRFTYPLFPDCGLFLELTQRQHGHEESKTFVRATVEALYRDIERAQGTGVQRTIIDYETLPLPFGEEEAATASYRQAS; this is encoded by the coding sequence ATGAGCGAGACCGCCGGCATTGACCACATCACGCTGTGCGTGAAAAATCTTCCCGCCGCAGAACACCTCTTCACGAAAGTCCTTGGATTCCACATCATCTGGTCGGCGCAGGACGTGGGCAGCGAGCGCTCCAGCATGGACACCATTGTCGTTCAGCGCGGAGAGGCCAAGATCGCCCTCATGCAAGGCCGCAACAAGACTCAGCGCTCACAGATTTGCGAGTTCATCGACCGCTACGGCGAAGGGGTACAGCACATCGCCATCGAGGTGGACGACATCGATGCCGTCTGCCGCGAGTGGGAGCAACAGGGCGTCCGTTTCTGCGGGGAGACGAAGAACGGTCGCGATGGGTTCGGCCCCCTGCGGCAGCGTTTCACCTATCCCCTGTTTCCCGATTGCGGGCTCTTTCTCGAATTGACCCAACGCCAACACGGCCACGAGGAATCTAAAACTTTCGTCCGCGCGACGGTCGAAGCCCTCTATCGGGATATCGAGCGAGCCCAGGGAACCGGAGTCCAACGCACGATCATCGATTACGAGACGCTGCCGCTGCCGTTCGGGGAGGAAGAGGCCGCAACCGCGTCGTACCGACAGGCATCGTAA
- a CDS encoding homogentisate 1,2-dioxygenase, translated as MYLVTKGNAPRQAHVGIPDGLYEEEHGRQGFAGPASHLYHRHPPTGWSRIEGPLRPRAFACRDMPTPDWHAVEAQPATLLRSPDATVSLSRRQVTMPYFFRNADGDEIVFVHQGRGRWETDYGWLTYEPGDYLVVPKGTTYRMHVEETDAPSLLLIIETPTAVQLPERGPLGRHALFDPAVLTIPDLAAPPPDAGSRREWEVRIKRQGELTSVYYPFYPMDVAAWKGDLWVAKLQVRDFRPVTSPRYHLPPSVHATFQAGPLLISTFAPRPLEQDPEALRLPFYHRNMDYDEVLFYHQGSFFSRAGIQPSMLTLHPQGIHHGPQPQAVAAGQTKTATEEIAVMIESRAGFTVMPDFESAEIKDYAMSWSRP; from the coding sequence ATGTATCTGGTCACGAAAGGCAATGCTCCCCGCCAGGCTCATGTCGGGATCCCCGACGGCCTGTACGAAGAAGAACACGGCCGCCAAGGCTTCGCCGGGCCCGCTTCACACCTCTACCACCGTCACCCCCCCACCGGCTGGAGCAGAATCGAAGGCCCCTTGCGCCCGCGCGCCTTCGCCTGCCGCGACATGCCCACGCCGGACTGGCACGCGGTCGAAGCGCAGCCAGCCACGCTCTTGCGAAGTCCCGACGCCACGGTCTCGCTCTCTCGACGCCAGGTGACCATGCCTTACTTTTTTCGGAATGCGGACGGCGACGAAATCGTGTTCGTACATCAGGGGCGTGGGCGCTGGGAAACAGACTACGGATGGCTCACCTACGAGCCGGGGGACTATCTGGTGGTCCCGAAAGGCACGACCTACCGGATGCATGTAGAGGAAACGGATGCACCGAGTCTCTTGCTGATCATCGAAACTCCCACAGCGGTACAACTGCCGGAGCGAGGCCCCCTCGGTCGCCATGCGCTGTTCGATCCCGCAGTGCTCACAATCCCGGACCTGGCTGCCCCTCCTCCCGACGCCGGAAGCCGCCGCGAGTGGGAGGTCCGCATCAAACGGCAGGGCGAGCTCACCAGCGTCTATTACCCCTTTTATCCCATGGACGTCGCAGCCTGGAAGGGCGATCTCTGGGTGGCCAAGCTCCAGGTGCGAGATTTCCGTCCGGTCACGAGTCCCCGGTACCACCTTCCACCCAGCGTGCATGCCACCTTTCAGGCGGGGCCATTGCTGATTTCGACCTTTGCCCCACGGCCGCTCGAACAGGATCCCGAAGCGCTGCGTCTGCCCTTTTACCACCGGAACATGGATTACGATGAAGTGCTCTTCTACCACCAGGGCTCGTTTTTCAGCCGAGCCGGCATTCAACCCAGCATGTTGACGCTCCATCCACAGGGCATCCACCACGGGCCGCAACCGCAGGCGGTCGCTGCGGGCCAGACGAAGACCGCCACCGAGGAAATTGCGGTGATGATCGAATCACGCGCCGGTTTCACCGTGATGCCGGACTTCGAGAGCGCCGAGATCAAGGACTACGCCATGAGCTGGAGCCGGCCATGA
- a CDS encoding fumarylacetoacetate hydrolase family protein, giving the protein MKLVSFQVRTPVGTFTRVGAVHKLGIVDLNMACARELTDRQEAQPYRLANALLPPTMLELLEGGESAMAAARRAMEHVAGLGPEAKGPEGETIYYEPTDIGLIAPLPNPPSLRDFIAFEAHIAATSKRRGQPIPPEWYKAPAYYKGNPRTVIGPDHELAWPLHTTKLDYELELACVIGRTGINVPEREAAAYIAGYTIMNDFSARDVQFQEMACRLGPAKGKDFATAIGPCLVTTDDLPDLASLRMVARVNGETWSEGRFGTIHWSFAQMIEHVSRDERIYPGDIFGSGTIGGGCGLEQDRYLQPGDLVELEVQPIGILRTTIASTGRTEARR; this is encoded by the coding sequence ATGAAGCTTGTCAGTTTCCAGGTCCGCACCCCGGTAGGCACCTTCACCAGAGTCGGTGCCGTTCACAAGCTGGGCATCGTGGATCTCAACATGGCCTGCGCCCGCGAGCTCACCGACCGACAGGAAGCCCAGCCCTATCGGCTGGCCAACGCGCTGCTCCCCCCGACCATGCTGGAACTACTGGAAGGGGGCGAGTCCGCCATGGCTGCGGCGCGCCGGGCCATGGAGCACGTGGCGGGGCTCGGGCCGGAGGCCAAGGGGCCGGAGGGGGAAACGATCTACTACGAGCCGACGGACATCGGCCTGATCGCCCCGCTCCCCAATCCTCCCTCGCTGCGGGACTTCATTGCCTTCGAGGCGCACATTGCCGCCACGTCGAAGCGGAGGGGTCAACCGATTCCGCCTGAATGGTACAAGGCCCCGGCCTACTACAAGGGCAACCCGCGCACCGTCATCGGCCCGGATCACGAATTGGCCTGGCCGCTGCACACCACCAAGTTGGACTACGAACTGGAGCTGGCCTGCGTGATCGGTCGAACCGGCATCAACGTGCCCGAGCGGGAGGCGGCGGCCTACATCGCCGGCTACACGATCATGAACGACTTCAGCGCCCGGGACGTTCAGTTTCAGGAAATGGCCTGTCGGCTTGGCCCGGCGAAGGGCAAGGACTTCGCCACCGCCATCGGACCCTGCCTGGTCACAACGGACGACCTCCCTGACTTGGCTTCATTACGAATGGTGGCGCGGGTGAATGGAGAGACCTGGTCGGAAGGACGGTTCGGCACGATCCATTGGTCCTTCGCCCAGATGATCGAGCATGTGTCCCGCGACGAGCGGATTTATCCCGGCGACATTTTCGGGTCCGGCACGATCGGCGGCGGATGTGGTTTGGAACAGGACCGTTATCTGCAACCGGGAGATCTGGTCGAGCTCGAAGTTCAACCGATCGGTATCCTGCGAACGACGATCGCGTCCACGGGGCGAACGGAGGCCCGTCGATGA